In a single window of the Pseudobacteriovorax antillogorgiicola genome:
- a CDS encoding AAA family ATPase, which produces MDRDIEEQIVQEGTTLKQVVTMMGRRLVGQSHVAERLLMGLLCDGHVLLEGLPGLAKTTAVKALGDSSDLAVKRIQFTPDLLPADVIGTQIYDPKEGQFQVKKGPVFCNLLIADEINRAPAKVQSALLEAMQEKQVTLGDETYRLDKPFLVMATQNPIEQEGTYPLPEAQVDRFLFKVKVGYGSMDEEQEIMRRMASGVEIDLEETITASDILRMRELVNRIYVSDQVRQYIVQLVFATRDPGGQGIYDLKGMIHVGASPRASINLEKAARAQALMEGRSYVTPQDVKDVGPDILRHRIMPTYEAEAENVTSEDLVAKLFERVDVP; this is translated from the coding sequence ATGGATCGTGATATTGAAGAACAGATAGTACAGGAAGGTACGACCTTAAAACAAGTCGTTACTATGATGGGGCGACGCCTAGTGGGCCAGAGCCACGTTGCCGAAAGGTTGTTGATGGGTCTTTTGTGTGACGGTCATGTCTTATTGGAAGGCTTGCCAGGTCTGGCTAAGACAACCGCTGTAAAGGCCTTGGGAGATTCGTCTGATCTCGCAGTGAAGCGGATTCAGTTCACTCCTGATCTGTTGCCTGCGGATGTGATCGGAACACAGATCTACGATCCTAAAGAGGGCCAGTTTCAAGTTAAGAAGGGACCCGTTTTTTGCAACCTATTGATCGCGGATGAAATCAACAGAGCGCCAGCAAAAGTCCAGTCCGCCTTACTTGAAGCGATGCAGGAAAAGCAAGTGACCTTGGGCGATGAAACCTATCGCCTCGACAAGCCATTTTTAGTTATGGCAACCCAAAACCCCATCGAGCAAGAGGGAACATATCCCCTTCCAGAAGCCCAAGTAGACCGCTTCTTATTTAAGGTGAAAGTGGGCTATGGTTCTATGGACGAAGAGCAGGAAATCATGCGCCGAATGGCGAGTGGTGTCGAAATCGATCTTGAAGAAACGATCACGGCTTCTGATATCTTAAGGATGAGAGAGCTTGTTAATCGGATCTATGTCTCCGATCAAGTTCGCCAGTATATCGTTCAGCTCGTCTTTGCTACCAGAGATCCTGGGGGGCAAGGGATTTACGATCTGAAAGGGATGATCCATGTGGGAGCTTCCCCACGGGCATCGATCAATCTGGAAAAGGCCGCTCGCGCCCAGGCCCTGATGGAAGGTCGCTCCTATGTAACACCACAGGATGTCAAGGATGTGGGTCCTGATATCTTACGGCATCGAATCATGCCTACCTATGAAGCCGAGGCGGAAAACGTTACAAGTGAAGACTTAGTTGCGAAGTTGTTTGAACGGGTGGATGTTCCCTAA